GGGATGATCAGCCATTAAGTAACAGTTGGATACATCTCATCACTTCTCTAAAATAAAGATTTAGTTGATGATTACTTCTCATAAATTCCCGTTTTGGTATGGAAAGTCGCACATTTAATCCTAGAATTTGTCATTTTCACTATATTTGTATTAACAAAACCTTTTGGTAGTTAATCATTGCTTGCTATCCACTCTATCACATGATTTGACTCTAGCAAGTGGCAAAGGTTAGTTGGGAAAAGACTTAATTGAGTGCCGAATTGCCAAAGCTCTTCGTAAGAGAAACTTAATAGATAATGTATTGGATCTTTGTATATCATGAATTGAAATACTTCCGTAACAcgtttctttgttctttttttgttccatTGCAATAGGATGCGGGTGTTGCTTCTTTTCAGTCGGACACCTCATGGACGAACACCAGACAAGAAGACCCCCTGAGAAGTTATGCGTATTATGCTAGTTGATTCCAAACTTCCCGGTAACTCTGTGGTAGTGCTTGCAGCAGAGAATATTATGGATACAAAAGATATATGAGCTACTCCCATTGTGCAAGTTGTGTATAGGAAAAGTCAAAATCTTACCTCGTTCATTCTTATGTACAGTAATATGATAAAGTATATATTCCTCCTAATTCGTGAGTAATTGGGAATATGTTGTTTAACAGACTGGAGAATTACTTGATAAAAATGAGAAATCACGGGCACGCCTTCGGACAACAAGAATACTTGCAAGGACTTCAGAACAAAAAGAAGCTGTAGTCTCTTAGTGTATTGGAGATTGGTTAATCACCTCCCGACCCTATCCTTCTGATCCCTATGGTGGGGGATGCTGTGAGAATTTAGGGAAgttctattttcttttgtttttctcagAATTTTGGGAATGACTCTAATAACTTTGTGGAGTCAGACTATTTTGGAAGGCCCCCTCATTCTCTACTCTACAGATTTTAATTCTtcggagagggggggggagggaaattTTATCCTCTGTTGTTCGCTACCCGAACAGCACAGTGTTGTTCCCTCACATGAGGCGCGAAATGATGACTTAATCTCCCTCGGGgaatgtgttcgggcaaggaGATTAAGTCATCATTTTGCCTCCTTGTGAGGGGACAGCAGATGCTGTTAGGGGGAGAGAAGAGGAGTGACCCAGGaggcttgaactcaagacctcctgatagGATGGGCTGATAGATACCTAAATCCATATTGACACAAAATTTAGGAGTGAAGGTTAGAAATACCCTACCCTTTTTTGACACTCATATGTCTCATAACAAGAGggttccgtttggttgcaagggaaattaaagggaagggaagggaaaattttcaaacctaaaaaagaaacttttgtaatcattatcccatgtgattgtataaactaattaaatttcttaccaaacctagtaaagatacattttacatgtaatatttattttacattttaaatcaaagggaaatggatgcaaagtaaagtgaaatttaataaccacaTATGGAATGATTCGGAGTTAGATATATTGTCATatggtgtcacatggggtaatgattaaaaaagtttattttttaagtatgaaaatttcacttcccttctctttaattccccttacaaccaaaCAGAGCCGAGGGGGTGAAGGGATATCAAAACTGCCTCCAAAAATTTGTTTATAACGAGTCTGAGCATTGGACTGGTCAACTCATGATCGGTCCTGATACCACAAATCTTTCAGATTCTCCCAACAAGTACGCTAAAAAAAACTCCAGAAAATGAGAAAGGACCACTTAACAGATACAAAGAACATGAATGAAGCTTTTATTACTAAACGAAGGCCAAATACAGGGACATCTGTTCTTACATCCCCGTCGCCTTCTCATCTCTCAACTCAAGGGATGAATTTCATCCTGGAACACCTTAGAGACACCAGATAACCGAAAAATAATTACATCAAATTTGCAAGACCCTTTGAATCATTCAAATGAATACATTTCATATGACATTCAGAACCCAAACCGATTGTCCATATCCCCTTCTTCCCCACTACTGAAAGATCCAACCACCTCGTCATCCTCCTCTTCGTCACCCTCAGTTACAATCTCAAGAATTCCTGTACCAGCATCGAAATCCAAATTGTCAATGACAAAATCCCCatcttcatcatcctcatcCATCTCATCTATactttcatcatcatcttcatcaccaTTGCTCATATCATCACCTTCACTATCGATGTCAGCATCCAGGTCAGTTCCTGATATCGGCTCATCAGCTCCtgaatcatcatcatcttcctcaGTTTCAGCGTCATCAGGATCAGAATCATCATCAGTTGGCCGCCTTCGGCCTATCTCATACAGCCTAGCAGAAGCAAACATCTCCTCATGGTCATCCATAGATACCAAACCGACAAAAGAATCAGTTGGCTCTGTTGAAAAATCAAGGACACAGCGATCAACAGGGACTGTGGCTATGTCTGAGTAGTTAACAGCATCCACAGTCCGAAATGCTGAAAAAAGGGGGTGCCTGACGCGCCGGGTGTTTACTGCCGATGTTATGTCCTCAAGATTCCTCCGGAGGATTGCATAGATTACATCTCCACGTCCATTGAATGTTATAACTGTCTGGTCCAAAGAAGGTACACTGCGTAGAAGCTTGAACTTTCGGAGATCCCAGACTTCGGAATTTATAATAACCTACAAATTTCATATCGTCACCAGTTAGCAATTATAAACACTACAACTACCTAACAAAGGAAAGACAGGTTTAAGCATCCCCATCAAACCAAAAGGAGCTGACTAGATTTCATTACATGGATAACAAGTCAAGAATCAAGACTCATTACAGATGTTTAGATGCAAAAATTTATTCCTACTTTAGTGATGATCCTAGTCCAGAGCTGCTATTTAAAATCtgattttcaaatttaaaatatgCACACTAAATAATTTGGAGAATGAAAAGCTTTATACATACCTCATTTCCAGCAGGATGAAATCCACCACCCCCGTAATCAGTGAACTGGTCAAAACGATGAACAGGTCCAGAACCCCGCCGATCCCATAAGACTCCATTCCACAGTAGCATTGTGTCTAATGGGCTAAAATGTATGAGAGACTGTACATGCCCTCTGCCCGGGCCTGAAGAAATTGTAGAGGAATCAGACAACTTCAACTCCAGATTGAAGGTCTGGATGTCATACAAGAGAACTTCACGCCTGCTCGACTCTGATGATAAGGCAGCAAATGTGGTCCCTGAATTGCTGAAccgtgccaacttgcatccctcAAATGAACGCATGGGCCCTGCTGAAACTGAAGATGCATCCCATAATCGCACATCATAGGATCCGGAAGAGAGAATCAGCTGGCTATCCCCACACAAGGCCGACTGGACATGTGAAATTGATGACTGATGGCTTGTGTAGCTCTCCAGAACATTACCACTGTTTGAGTCAAAAATCTTGAGTTCACCAGAATGGCTGCCAGTCGCAATCTGGGAGGAGTCCCCAAGAAAAGTTATGCATGTCAGGAGGGTGCCATCATCCCGGCAAGTACGCCATGGCCTGAATCTTCTGTAGACAAACTGACGATCCATATGGTTTCCATGAATTCCACCATAATGGTTCCGGAACTCACGTGTGCTCAGCCTAGCAGTGACATTTGCAGGTGCATCAACATTTCTTCTTGATTCAGGGCACATATGTGGGTATAGAAGAGAAAGTGGAGGTAAAGTGGTTATTGGAGCAGGGCATTGGCGATGCTGGTGCTTTAGATACTGCACCACAAGATGGTCTAGAGTTACTCGTTCTGTGATACTAGATACTGAGTCAGCAAGAAGACCAGGGAGGGAGGAAGAGGGAGTCATCGGGCCCAATGGGGTACTACTATTTTGTTGGCTATTATCCAAATTATCAGTAACAATCCCACTTGCAGTTGAGCGCCCAAACTGATCCCACTGACTAGAACTCTGTGTAACAGACAACCCAATAGAATCCATCGGTTGATTGCTTCTACGGACAGTACTGGGTGTCTGGCATATTGGAGACCGGAACACATGCTCGCCAGTTGCATGGCGCTTCCCTTGTGAAGCAAATCCACTATCCTTGAAGTCTGTTAGTTTTCGTTTCACTGGTAACACGATTGGAGTCTTAAACTGGAGTTCTGTATCTACACAAGGCTTTAGAGCAGACACTGCTGAAGCATCTGATACCCCAGAAGCTGCAGATGCATATCTTGAAGTACCGGAACACTTGCTATTTGACGGTGGATTAGACAGAGCCTGGTTTCTTGACTGAAAGCTGATATTTGGTGAGAAAAGCAGTGGTTTCTTCTTTAAAGAAGGCACAACTGAATCAGTCTTTAGGCTTGAATCCTCATCTCGTGCTGTTGGTTTTGATGCATCTGAGATAAACCCACAAGGAGTGCGACCAGATGGCCACTGAATTTGAGTGTGTGGGGTTTCTTGAACATAAATTTGGTGTCGgagtggaggtggtgctgccgAAGATCGCAAAGGTGTCAACTGAGCCTCTTTTAGCAATGAATCAGCAGTACTGGTCAAGCCAGATGCCTGAAGGTGCTCATGTATAAGGAGTAAAAGCTCCCTGAAACCAGCACACAAAAAGGGAGTGAATAGAAAGAGATGAACGAGTTAGTACAGAATTGCAAAACAAAGAAGTGGAAATACCTGGAATGGTAAGTAATAGGAGTGGCAGCAGCTATAGCTGCTCTTTCAATACGCCTCAAAGTAGGGGCAGCAGCATCTGTGGCGGCTAGTGTGCTTGCACGCCCTGAATTTGTTACAATCTGTACGGCAAGCATAAATGTATGTTATATAATGATTTTCTCATAACTGAATATGATTATTTGAGTTTTTTGCCCAGCATAACCAGATACAAACTGCAAAAGTCGAGCCATGATTTGTTCATTTCTATGCCACataacaagagagagagaggtttctaGGTAAGCACCCGTAGAGAtgaatctcttgatgagcacacCCATTTCTGCCATGTGAAGAGCTGATGAAGCACCCGTGGTGTCAAGTCTCAATtcatatcgaccgatatggccagATACGTATTGAGATTGGCCAAGTCAATATGATACAGAACTGATACATAAAAATATTTATGCAGAGAACTGTATCGAACAGATACAGATCGATACAGGCCTATACAGTCAAAAAATAGGctgccaaaacccaaaaatcccaGTTTTCAAAGAATAACTTTTTTCTACTCTGATTTATTGGCCAAAACCTAAGTGGATCTCATCCATACTCAAAAATGACCTAGGAGGAATGATTAAACAGGCAAAAATTAGCACTTGCGAATTGCGAATGAAGACTTGAACCAcatggatttttctttttcaaatcttcATGCTTAATTGCttcttattacttattagtAGGTCTGATATTACAATTGCCAATGAAAACTTGAATCACATACATGCCACAAAGACAAAGATAACCTGACATTAGTAGGACTATTgtttattgcttatttatggtATACAATGCTTAAAAGCACTAGATTTGCACATTATCATAAGCATATCCATGTGCATCAAAGCGTATCTCCGATAAGTCTCTAAGACATCTACTAAAACCAGTTTTCTGATATGCTgcccgataccaatacttgaCACCTTGGGAGCATCCCTAGATCGTATACATGTACAGTTTCCAGGTTCATCCCAGTTAAATGCACCATCTAGTGAATTTTCTTCTTGTAATTTCAAGCAAAAGCGAGTGCAAGACTAGTGCCAGAGTTGTCAAGGGCGTGAGGTGTACGGTGTACCCAAGACAAAAATGCTTCCCCAGGACAAGGCATACCCCTAAGGGATGTGAGGCACACTCTTCTTCAAATAATTGTTAATTATTTATTAGAACACGCTATAATATAAAACAGCAAATAATTCATAATACTTTATATAAATTAGCACAAATTAGAGCTTTATACAAATAAAGTTGTTAAATCCTAAAAAGAACCAAAATATCTTGGGAGAATGTCCTTTACATGGTTTAGTGTAGCTAAGCTCCTCTTGGTGGCCCAACTAGTTGTGCAATGTGGTAGGATGATATGGTGATACCCCTATTGAATAGATAGGGCAAGGTTTGGTTGGTATACAACCCCCTATTGGCATGCACCCTCTCCATATTCCATATTTTGGAGTGCACCCCATTGGCACTCCTGGATTCCCAAAGCTTTTTGTTTACCACATGGCCAATTCCAATTGggatgaaacttgacatatgaacAGGTAACCTTGAAgtctacctgtccacaaaatttaggCCCCATCTGACATGCCACATGAGAGAAAATATGGGTCAAACTGATAAGCCTCACTAGGTGGGCCAACCAACCAGGAAATATTTTCCTGATTCTTACTTTATCTAAATATTAAACAAAGGAGTTGTCCAAAGCTTCAAATGCATAATTCTCATAAATAATAAAGATTATATACAATGGTAAGGtttctccattgtgacctatcggtcgtgggttcgagtctggaaacagcctctccacaaaGTGGGGGTTAAGGCTGtatatattatgaccctccccagaccccgcaatggcgaGAGCCTAGTGCAATGGGTACGCCTTTTTATATACAATAGCTTACAACAATTAACAGAACAAGACAATACCATGACATCACACAACTATACAAAACTACAAGTAATTAGCAAATACACTAACAATGTAGACAACAGCAAAGACAAAGTTCCATAACCTAACCACTTTGCAAAATTACATAGCAAGgcagaaaattttatttattcaaCCAGAAGGAGCCCATAAGGCTGCAATTGTCAGACAAGAAGGGATTATGCTTCGTTTGCTTGAATAGAGCAACCCAACCACCAAAGCACAGAGTCATAAACCTCAGCGACATATAAAGCACAAAGGGTGTGTGCTTCTCAAATGAGGCAAATACCTCAATAACACTAGCTGGTGTGGCTATTTTGAACATTAAATAGATGGTGACCATGACACCATGTGGATTGACCATCTGACAACTACTGAAAAATCATATGGCCCATCATGTATTGAACATAATTCTCATAGTATCATTAGACATCCAAATGTAAACTAAAATTGAATGGTAAAGTGTGCCACGGAACTGACTTGTCCACAACATTTGAGCACctgcatatttttattttatttatttatttgtttttatttttattttttttgtttggggggggggcgATAGAGCACAAAAAGGTGCCCCAACTAGAGATTTCCTCTCTATTGGTGTTCAATTGGAGGAAAAATCCCCCCACTCCGAgcctccaaaataaaaataaaaaagtttgcTTTCCTATTCATTCCTATACCTTGTAGAAACTAGAAAAATGTGCTTCACAAATCAAAGGAATGAGTCAAAGGGCACGTTATCCACTACAACCTCCAATCATGGCCCACCTAGAAGATGTTCAGCACCATTTATTGCAGAATCTTTAGGGGATGAGTAGCAAAGAGAACCTGCACTGCCTATGTGCCGGTGACCCCAAATGAAGTTGGAATGCCATTTCCCCGACAACGGCAGGCATGGGGATACTCAGATTTTCTTTCCACACACACACGAGCAAATTGGAAATCTGAATGTAGGGCCTAATGATGCTTACCCCAATCAATTCTATTGCCACTTGGGCAAGTTCTGCGTGCCACCTGCCCTGCTCTGAACCAGGCGTCTGGTTGCCTGAATCTCTGATTAGCTCTGAAAGTTTTTTCCCCACCTACAAcaaaatttcatatttaaagATACAGATCAAAGACAAATCTCAAATGTTTATAAATGTGCACAGAGCAATCATCTGCAAAACCTCTGTTTTTTGGAACAAGCAACAAAAAGATGAAATTTATTAGAGAAGCAAGCACACACAAACACAACAGGTGGCCAAAATAAAGGAAGCTCAGCAAGGAGAGCAGAAAAGGGAAACAGCAAGAAACACAACCGGGAACACTGAGAGACAACAGAACCCTCACAGAACAACATGCTCCATACACCCACCACCCAAACTGCAAGTCTGCAACataccacccccccccccttccaagAAAGAACTGGAAACAGCAAAACGGAGCAGAGAGAAACCCTTCCCCTCGCCAGCCAactaaaatgggaaaaaaatagaCCACAAAAATTATGAGCATTAATTATATCAAGATTGGAATGCAGTCTATGTATTTCACAGAAATGACACATGGTAAACCAACTTTTATACAAATACCTTCAGACACTATAGCAGCAGTATGTTAAAAAAATGGTTGCCATGTTCACAACTGCAAGGGTAACTAAGCTAGAAGAGTGACACTTAGAAATATTTAGCACTTACAAACCATAGATCGTAAACAAAAAACAACTGTATCCTCGGAAAATGTAGCTTTATATGACCATCATGAGAAGTTCTTACTTTTCACATTAAACTTTTCTTCCTGTCTCAACCAGTGAATAAAGATAAATCCAAATGACTACATGTGCTCAGTGGGAATTAATAATTTCTGTTTCCATCAAAGAAGCCAACCTCCACCCCAAgggggtagctcagttggcatttggcaaggaccaacacctcacaatagaGCTCAtaagttcaactctccttgagGCATACCTATccaaaaatattagaaaaaaaaaaagccaaccaaccccccccccccaaaaaaaaaaaaaaaaaatgaaataggcAACCCACAACCCAGTCATTTTATCAATAAAACTCCTTTTCCTTAAAATCATCTGAGCAAATGCCACCCATAAGAATTGAATTTCCCCTAACCAGCAGCCAGTGTTGTCATCCAAAAAAGAGCAGTGATCAGATTACTAGTATATTAAAAGGTAGGAATTTTGGTATTGGACCATCACCTGAAGCTTTGTCAAAATATGTGCAATTGATTCATCTCTGGCCAAACCAAGCAGGACTCGGCATGCAAGAGCCCGTATACAGTCAAGAGCACTAAGAGGTGTGAGTATGCGAGGATGGAGAAGATGCAAAAGGACCTTTATTCCATTGTTGGCTCGAACAACCTCCCTTGCCTGACGATAGCCTTGTTCCAAGTGTGTAGCAAAGCCAGCACAACCTGTTCCAGAACCTAAGGATATCCTACGATCTCCCACCACCCCAGAAGTGACATTAGAAACAGCCGCTTGTGAATTATTATTGGAAGCTGGCATACCAAGTACTGTTGAGTGGCCACGTTCTGCAACAGCAGATTCTCCATTCCACTCCCTGGACTCATTTTGAATGGGCAAAGAAAGATTTCTGTCTAAGATATTTCTTTCAGCATGTCTTTCTCTATTCTCCACAGTAGAATCATTTGAGGTTTGAATTGAAATAGACTGCTGACCTTGTGCAAGCACAACTGGCTTGTTACTGATTGAAGGTGGTGGGCACACAAGATTAACCAACACATTGAGTGCTGGCTGAATAACCTgctaaaacaaaataaattgaTTCCAAATAGAATGTAAAACCATAAAACCAGCTTCAAAAGCCTTCTTCCAGCATCCAATTTCCAGAAAAATATTGACACCTAAGGTCTTTACCTCTGGATCTACATAGCCAGCACCATTTGCCGCATCCAAAATAACTGCCATACCAACACGATGATTGCTCAGTGTGGCATTTACAATCAGTTTACAGCCGTTAGACACCAATGTAACAATTTGAAGAACACCCAATGCATATTGAGCCAAGTCATGCAAGTAGCGCTCAACAGTTGGGGCCTaagtaaataagtaaataactcAATCAGTCACTCAACAATGATAAGGACGCAAATGAGCAGGGaaacaaatgaaatgaaagaaacaaaaggatTGGGAAGTGGGAAGCACATACTTGACATAATTCCAACATAATGATATGCCCATTGGAGGCTAAGAACTTTTCCACTGAAGGCCAACAAGCTCTTACAAATGCAGGACCAAGCTTCCGATCCCGCTGTATTTGCAGAAACACTGCGTCCATCGCCTCATTACTGATGTCAAGTGGCTTGTAGGCAGCCCTAGAACTTGGAATGTGCCGGGTGACACTTCGATTTTTATTAGGACGAATGGAATCCACAAGCAAGAGAAGGTGAGCCCTAAAGTATTGCCGAAGTGCAACACAGGTGTGATAAGCTATTTGCTTCTCCGATGCGGTCAGCACTTCTGCAGGTGACCGATCATTACGAAGAGACCCCAGATTAGACAGAGTGAGTGGCCCAGAATTACCTCCTGATCTCACCGAGGCAGCACCATGTAAGAGGTTTAGAAATTTCTGCAAGCCATCCTGTGCATCAAAAGAGTCCACAACTGCTCTAAAGACGAATGCAGCAGCAAAAAAAACAGCAGCATTTTTCCTGGCCTGATCTTGTTGACACTCAAGAAGTTGGAGAGCTAGCTCAACCACTTGATTGACAATATCTGGAGGTAGAGCACATACACGTTCCATAATTCCCTGATAGAATATTCCATAAAAAAGAATCTCTGGGTCAGAAAAGACCAGGATTGCAGATAATATAAACTAAATAAGTACAAAATGGAACTCTTAAGAATCATGTAGAATGATTATATATGCATTTACCTGAAGAGAACCAATAGTAAATAAGCAGGATGAAAGGCCAAAGAAAGTCTGAGCAATTCTTGGTACTGCAAGAAGTTTTTGCATGCCGCTGCGGTCAACCAATAATGCAGCAAATTTACGGTGAGCAGCTAAAGCACATATTAGCTTCAGCACATCAGGCAGAAGAATTGTGAAGTTTGCTGTCTCTCTATTTTTGGAACTCCTTTGAAGTAGTTCAAGGCAGACATCAACTCCCTTTTCATGGAGAACAGGGCCCAGGACTTCAACATATTCACCAAGTTTCTCAAGACATTGGACACAATATTTTTCTCTCAGCTGTGCAAGAGAGTACTTATCCAATACAAATGATCCTTCTAACTCCTCATCTTTGTCTGATTCtgtggccttcgaatcaattGAATCCTCATGGAGATTAGTTGAGCGCCTGTCAAACAACCAAAGTAAGTATAGCCACCATAAATACATACTATAAAGGCAtaaccaaagaaaatacaagagCAAGTTCCACTTACCTTGAGACCTCAGTTGCATTTGCAGCATCTATAACAGTGGATGCCGCTTTTGAAGCAGCTAAAACTGCAGCTTCTTCATCATTTGTACTCTTAAATTCCTACATAGGGAATGGATAAAGTAACGTACttataaaacagtaaaaataacaaaacacgGGGAAAAAAACCCATCAATACTCACCTCTATAGCAGCACTCTTCACAAGCTCAGCAGCAGCATCACCAGCTGCCTTAATTGCCTCTGCAGGCGCATTGGCTGTTCTGGCTTCAGCTTCAGCAGCTCTAACTGCTTTCTTTACCACATCAGAAATATCCCTTGTGCCAACTTTGCATTCTTGGAAAGGATCATCATTATCTTCTCTTGCTGCGCCAAATCCATCAGCATCAATCCGGCCTGAAGACTTTTTGGCATCAGAAACTCTTTTCACATCTTGATATCTTATTTGATTCCTCTCCCTGACAACCCGGCTTTGTCCTCCTAATCGTATTCCAGATCCTGGAGAGGTCAACACTCTGTCATTGTCTACAGCTCCTTCATTAgcccttccctttcctctaaTCCTTGCCCATCCACGGTTTGTTCGGCGCCTTGAAGACTCATCTCTGATATTCTCCTCACAATCCTCATCTCTCATGGATCTACTTGTACTATATCTGTCACCAAATTTGGACTTCCCATCATGCAAATCACGATTTTGCCTTTTTTCCTCATTAAGTGGTTCAACATCATCTTCATCAACCTCAAACACATCAACCCCCTCAGGTAAATCATCTGCATATTCTCGGGATTTTAGTGATTCTCCATCATCATCCCAACACTCTTCACCACACGCTTGTCTAATACTGATGGTTTTATCATGATCCCTCTCACCACTTTGATCATCTAAAAATCCCTCATCCACTAACCTAGGACCATCTAATTGAGTACCATCCAATACCTGCCAGAACCTACCCCTACTTTCTTCTCTACTTTTTATGCAAGAAGCACCAGATGTATTCTTATACTCTGTCAGATAACTTGAATCTTTTTTACTTGAACTTGTTTCCCCAAGAACCCTTGTGCGAAGATAACGCATGAGCTTGGCTGACAATCCAGATGTTAACAC
The nucleotide sequence above comes from Telopea speciosissima isolate NSW1024214 ecotype Mountain lineage chromosome 3, Tspe_v1, whole genome shotgun sequence. Encoded proteins:
- the LOC122656238 gene encoding DDB1- and CUL4-associated factor homolog 1-like isoform X2 — translated: MESATDSLQPPAESEEPKNVSEDEILLSKAKNFISKITSSQENPNPKVLNALASILETQESRYIEESGHSSDTNGRASHSIGRLGNLVQENDDFCELISSKFLTETRYSTSIRAASARLLLSCSVTWMYPHVFEDGVLENIKSWVLDDNVRNFGDECNVKHDSGKYTPTDSEMLRTYATGLLAVCLSGGGQVVEDVLTSGLSAKLMRYLRTRVLGETSSSKKDSSYLTEYKNTSGASCIKSREESRGRFWQVLDGTQLDGPRLVDEGFLDDQSGERDHDKTISIRQACGEECWDDDGESLKSREYADDLPEGVDVFEVDEDDVEPLNEEKRQNRDLHDGKSKFGDRYSTSRSMRDEDCEENIRDESSRRRTNRGWARIRGKGRANEGAVDNDRVLTSPGSGIRLGGQSRVVRERNQIRYQDVKRVSDAKKSSGRIDADGFGAAREDNDDPFQECKVGTRDISDVVKKAVRAAEAEARTANAPAEAIKAAGDAAAELVKSAAIEEFKSTNDEEAAVLAASKAASTVIDAANATEVSRRSTNLHEDSIDSKATESDKDEELEGSFVLDKYSLAQLREKYCVQCLEKLGEYVEVLGPVLHEKGVDVCLELLQRSSKNRETANFTILLPDVLKLICALAAHRKFAALLVDRSGMQKLLAVPRIAQTFFGLSSCLFTIGSLQGIMERVCALPPDIVNQVVELALQLLECQQDQARKNAAVFFAAAFVFRAVVDSFDAQDGLQKFLNLLHGAASVRSGGNSGPLTLSNLGSLRNDRSPAEVLTASEKQIAYHTCVALRQYFRAHLLLLVDSIRPNKNRSVTRHIPSSRAAYKPLDISNEAMDAVFLQIQRDRKLGPAFVRACWPSVEKFLASNGHIIMLELCQAPTVERYLHDLAQYALGVLQIVTLVSNGCKLIVNATLSNHRVGMAVILDAANGAGYVDPEVIQPALNVLVNLVCPPPSISNKPVVLAQGQQSISIQTSNDSTVENRERHAERNILDRNLSLPIQNESREWNGESAVAERGHSTVLGMPASNNNSQAAVSNVTSGVVGDRRISLGSGTGCAGFATHLEQGYRQAREVVRANNGIKVLLHLLHPRILTPLSALDCIRALACRVLLGLARDESIAHILTKLQVGKKLSELIRDSGNQTPGSEQGRWHAELAQVAIELIGIVTNSGRASTLAATDAAAPTLRRIERAAIAAATPITYHSRELLLLIHEHLQASGLTSTADSLLKEAQLTPLRSSAAPPPLRHQIYVQETPHTQIQWPSGRTPCGFISDASKPTARDEDSSLKTDSVVPSLKKKPLLFSPNISFQSRNQALSNPPSNSKCSGTSRYASAASGVSDASAVSALKPCVDTELQFKTPIVLPVKRKLTDFKDSGFASQGKRHATGEHVFRSPICQTPSTVRRSNQPMDSIGLSVTQSSSQWDQFGRSTASGIVTDNLDNSQQNSSTPLGPMTPSSSLPGLLADSVSSITERVTLDHLVVQYLKHQHRQCPAPITTLPPLSLLYPHMCPESRRNVDAPANVTARLSTREFRNHYGGIHGNHMDRQFVYRRFRPWRTCRDDGTLLTCITFLGDSSQIATGSHSGELKIFDSNSGNVLESYTSHQSSISHVQSALCGDSQLILSSGSYDVRLWDASSVSAGPMRSFEGCKLARFSNSGTTFAALSSESSRREVLLYDIQTFNLELKLSDSSTISSGPGRGHVQSLIHFSPLDTMLLWNGVLWDRRGSGPVHRFDQFTDYGGGGFHPAGNEVIINSEVWDLRKFKLLRSVPSLDQTVITFNGRGDVIYAILRRNLEDITSAVNTRRVRHPLFSAFRTVDAVNYSDIATVPVDRCVLDFSTEPTDSFVGLVSMDDHEEMFASARLYEIGRRRPTDDDSDPDDAETEEDDDDSGADEPISGTDLDADIDSEGDDMSNGDEDDDESIDEMDEDDEDGDFVIDNLDFDAGTGILEIVTEGDEEEDDEVVGSFSSGEEGDMDNRFGF